In one Penaeus chinensis breed Huanghai No. 1 chromosome 33, ASM1920278v2, whole genome shotgun sequence genomic region, the following are encoded:
- the LOC125043274 gene encoding uncharacterized protein LOC125043274 isoform X2 has translation MSSSCVPPKNCVVHDPDPGCHDNDDSRSECGSLCTCTSSSMTSIATSISRDPRGSSVSLASPAVSSAPNGTPASPQAQETSDNPFIVVFVPSQMLSGRRGCGTCGTCYGEGAMQTALRVILRTACEFCPWVAGFVVIYYTFYWWGLGSGFSAFLLMMGTHALIRFIRARSSAKCLFKCSRRGNADAPNAEEEENGEEGSGQEEQTEETERPPDITLEEPPSYEVAVVKPPPYDLYHHLTPTQPRSALQAPPITEKKLQKSQFLGLSNLQQPPSVTDDEDDDVFLPSYQEAVRLSFKSERKSEG, from the exons ATGTCCTCCTCGTGCGTCCCCCCCAAGAACTGCGTCGTCCACGACCCCGACCCCGGCTGCCACGACAACGATGACTCCCGCAGTGAGTGCGGGTCCCTCTGCACGTGTACTTCGAGCAGCATGACCTCCATCGCCACCTCCATCAGCAGAGATCCGCGAGGGTCCTCGGTGTCCCTCGCCAGCCCGGCCGTGTCCTCGGCGCCCAACGGCACCCCGGCGTCCCCGCAGGCCCAGGAGACGAGCGACAACCCCTTCATCGTAGTGTTCGTCCCCTCACAGATGCTCTCGGGGCGCCGCGGCTGCGGAACCTGTGGGACCTGCTACGGGGAGGGGGCGATGCAAACGGCGCTGCGGGTGATCCTCCGGACGGCGTGTGAGTTCTGCCCGTGGGTAGCCGGCTTCGTGGTCATCTACTACACCTTCTACTGGTGGGGCCTCGGCTCTGgcttctctgccttcctcttgaTGATGGGGACGCACGCGCTCATCCGCTTCATCAGGGCTCGAAGCAGCGCCAAGTGCTTGTTCAAGTGCTCTCGCCGGGGCAACGCCGACGCCCCCAAC gcggaggaggaggagaacggggaggAAGGAAGCGGCCAGGAGGagcagacagaagagacagagaggcccCCAGACATTACTCTGGAGGAACCACCGTCTTACGAAGTAGCGGTGGTGAAACCGCCGCCTTATGACTTGTACCACCACCTCACGCCGACTCAGCCCCGCAGCGCACTGCAAGCGCCGCCAATCACGGAGAAAAAGCTGCAAAAGTCACAGTTCCTGGGATTGTCCAATTTGCAACAGCCCCCCAGTGTCACCGATGACGAAGACGACGATGTCTTTCTGCCATCTTACCAGGAAGCCGTTAGACTCTCCTTCAAAAGTGAAAGAAAGTCTGAGGGCTAG
- the LOC125043274 gene encoding uncharacterized protein LOC125043274 isoform X1 has translation MKRRQTLRPAATASLRPSPQPRAPPTAVAAMSSSCVPPKNCVVHDPDPGCHDNDDSRSECGSLCTCTSSSMTSIATSISRDPRGSSVSLASPAVSSAPNGTPASPQAQETSDNPFIVVFVPSQMLSGRRGCGTCGTCYGEGAMQTALRVILRTACEFCPWVAGFVVIYYTFYWWGLGSGFSAFLLMMGTHALIRFIRARSSAKCLFKCSRRGNADAPNAEEEENGEEGSGQEEQTEETERPPDITLEEPPSYEVAVVKPPPYDLYHHLTPTQPRSALQAPPITEKKLQKSQFLGLSNLQQPPSVTDDEDDDVFLPSYQEAVRLSFKSERKSEG, from the exons ATGAAAAGAAGACAAACGCTGAG ACCCGCCGCCACAGCGTCTCTCCGCCCATCACCGCAGCCGCGAGCGCCGCCCACCGCTGTCGCCGCCATGTCCTCCTCGTGCGTCCCCCCCAAGAACTGCGTCGTCCACGACCCCGACCCCGGCTGCCACGACAACGATGACTCCCGCAGTGAGTGCGGGTCCCTCTGCACGTGTACTTCGAGCAGCATGACCTCCATCGCCACCTCCATCAGCAGAGATCCGCGAGGGTCCTCGGTGTCCCTCGCCAGCCCGGCCGTGTCCTCGGCGCCCAACGGCACCCCGGCGTCCCCGCAGGCCCAGGAGACGAGCGACAACCCCTTCATCGTAGTGTTCGTCCCCTCACAGATGCTCTCGGGGCGCCGCGGCTGCGGAACCTGTGGGACCTGCTACGGGGAGGGGGCGATGCAAACGGCGCTGCGGGTGATCCTCCGGACGGCGTGTGAGTTCTGCCCGTGGGTAGCCGGCTTCGTGGTCATCTACTACACCTTCTACTGGTGGGGCCTCGGCTCTGgcttctctgccttcctcttgaTGATGGGGACGCACGCGCTCATCCGCTTCATCAGGGCTCGAAGCAGCGCCAAGTGCTTGTTCAAGTGCTCTCGCCGGGGCAACGCCGACGCCCCCAAC gcggaggaggaggagaacggggaggAAGGAAGCGGCCAGGAGGagcagacagaagagacagagaggcccCCAGACATTACTCTGGAGGAACCACCGTCTTACGAAGTAGCGGTGGTGAAACCGCCGCCTTATGACTTGTACCACCACCTCACGCCGACTCAGCCCCGCAGCGCACTGCAAGCGCCGCCAATCACGGAGAAAAAGCTGCAAAAGTCACAGTTCCTGGGATTGTCCAATTTGCAACAGCCCCCCAGTGTCACCGATGACGAAGACGACGATGTCTTTCTGCCATCTTACCAGGAAGCCGTTAGACTCTCCTTCAAAAGTGAAAGAAAGTCTGAGGGCTAG